The following are encoded together in the Adhaeribacter arboris genome:
- a CDS encoding type I CRISPR-associated protein Cas7, whose translation MSNSYTRRAYGCTIIKSINSNFNADFSHQPRTLPDGVVYATDKALKYTVKNYLKNNYSGDKIFYFKTFNDNMNPRTLDETYESLLEKYPETKGKEKDNTLRLTVLGNLLKCLDIRLFGATFAGKTNISIHGPLQITHGINRFPKNDIYSEQIMSPFRNPGEEGKDEKGAATLGSQSKLREGHYVFHFSVNPQNIAEHVKRLNGSGTELSTDDIAKAKEALRRGATYYDSASKAGSENELLLWVELKEKSKAVLPSFIDLVTVGEDGTIDLSGVTTLLNSEHIQDEVETVELYFNPGTKLTGLPQNANTANL comes from the coding sequence ATGAGTAACTCCTATACCCGCCGCGCTTATGGCTGCACCATCATCAAAAGTATTAATTCTAATTTTAATGCTGATTTCTCCCATCAGCCCCGCACGTTACCTGATGGAGTTGTTTATGCTACGGACAAAGCCTTAAAATACACGGTGAAAAATTACCTGAAAAACAATTATTCTGGTGATAAGATATTTTACTTTAAAACTTTTAATGACAATATGAATCCGCGCACGTTGGATGAAACATATGAAAGCTTGTTAGAAAAGTACCCGGAAACAAAAGGCAAAGAAAAGGATAATACTTTAAGGTTAACGGTATTAGGTAATCTCTTAAAATGCTTAGACATTCGTTTGTTCGGCGCAACCTTTGCGGGTAAAACTAATATTTCCATTCACGGTCCTTTGCAAATAACTCATGGCATTAATCGATTTCCTAAGAATGATATATATTCCGAACAAATCATGTCGCCGTTCCGGAACCCCGGCGAAGAAGGTAAAGATGAAAAAGGTGCGGCTACTTTAGGTTCACAATCTAAACTAAGGGAAGGACATTATGTTTTTCATTTTTCGGTAAACCCGCAGAATATTGCCGAACACGTGAAAAGGCTTAACGGCAGCGGAACGGAACTCAGCACCGATGATATTGCCAAAGCTAAAGAAGCTCTACGGCGTGGCGCTACTTATTATGATTCGGCTTCTAAAGCCGGCTCGGAGAACGAGTTGCTGCTTTGGGTAGAATTAAAAGAAAAATCCAAAGCAGTGCTGCCCTCTTTTATAGATTTAGTAACTGTTGGCGAAGATGGCACCATAGATTTAAGCGGTGTAACTACCTTATTAAACTCCGAACATATTCAGGACGAAGTGGAAACCGTAGAACTTTATTTTAATCCAGGCACAAAGCTTACTGGTCTTCCGCAAAACGCCAATACAGCTAATTTATAA